The following proteins are encoded in a genomic region of Candidatus Omnitrophota bacterium:
- a CDS encoding discoidin domain-containing protein, translating into MMMVLAGLLLPQAAEAHWASSSESGQEAALAFDGDTSTRWRAGVGTYPQILRMDLGNSQSISGIKTTFPNNRAYLYEIFVSDEPQPGENLEAAEWRCVVESKVGDNESKDTFAPVQARHVATRFNSLTPNGGVELDNPYGDPQGWTLTVESELSDQAHTGKRALFAKEGYSFTNYTLDLFEVAGKVYTFSCYGKSDAKAAGYAVLICQDLEGNQVVLDAPFGVFTGKYRRFVSRVRIPRSIDSIARVNLYRMSVSMNGKEPEEAAGIWYDDLTLVEGPIGSDLPMVIEQSVE; encoded by the coding sequence ATGATGATGGTCCTTGCGGGCCTCTTGTTGCCGCAGGCGGCAGAGGCTCACTGGGCCAGTTCTTCAGAGAGCGGCCAGGAGGCGGCTCTTGCCTTTGACGGAGACACTTCCACGCGCTGGCGCGCAGGCGTGGGTACCTACCCGCAAATCCTCAGAATGGACTTAGGAAACAGCCAAAGCATCTCCGGCATCAAGACCACCTTCCCCAACAACCGGGCCTACCTCTATGAAATTTTTGTCTCCGACGAGCCACAACCCGGGGAGAACCTGGAGGCTGCCGAGTGGCGCTGTGTAGTCGAGTCCAAGGTGGGCGACAATGAGTCCAAAGACACCTTTGCACCCGTGCAAGCACGCCATGTTGCAACGCGGTTCAATTCCCTGACACCCAACGGCGGCGTGGAGTTGGATAACCCGTACGGCGATCCCCAAGGCTGGACCTTGACCGTCGAATCAGAACTCTCGGATCAAGCGCATACAGGAAAGAGAGCCCTCTTTGCGAAGGAGGGCTACAGCTTCACCAATTACACCTTGGACCTCTTTGAAGTGGCCGGGAAAGTCTACACATTCAGCTGTTACGGTAAATCCGACGCCAAGGCAGCCGGCTATGCCGTGCTCATCTGCCAGGATCTGGAGGGCAATCAAGTGGTTTTGGACGCGCCTTTCGGAGTCTTCACCGGCAAGTACCGGCGCTTTGTGAGCCGGGTCCGCATTCCGCGTTCAATCGATAGCATTGCCCGGGTCAATCTTTACCGCATGAGCGTTAGCATGAACGGCAAGGAGCCTGAAGAAGCCGCAGGCATCTGGTATGACGATTTGACCCTGGTCGAAGGACCTATTGGCTCGGACCTACCCATGGTGATCGAGCAGTCAGTCGAGTGA